One window from the genome of Actinoplanes teichomyceticus ATCC 31121 encodes:
- a CDS encoding TetR/AcrR family transcriptional regulator produces MESDAQPVPGTARPGGRTARTRERVLTAVAAILREHGYDAVTVDAVAERSGVHRTTVYRRWRDPGGLLADTLDAAREQPWEPPDTGTLLGDLTEINHQVVAALADPASITQALIAASFRSPAAARALRSFWADRYARAAVVVERAVARGEATARVDARTVVVAACAPVFHELALMRGPAVPGLAESSARIAAAAVAPGPSVED; encoded by the coding sequence GTGGAGTCCGATGCGCAACCCGTTCCCGGCACGGCCCGTCCCGGCGGCCGCACCGCGCGCACCCGGGAGCGGGTGCTGACCGCCGTCGCGGCGATCCTGCGCGAGCACGGATACGACGCCGTGACCGTCGACGCCGTCGCCGAGCGGTCCGGCGTGCACCGCACCACCGTGTACCGGCGGTGGCGCGACCCGGGCGGCCTGCTCGCCGACACCCTGGACGCCGCCCGCGAGCAGCCGTGGGAGCCGCCGGACACCGGCACGCTGCTCGGCGACCTCACCGAGATCAACCACCAGGTGGTCGCGGCCCTGGCCGACCCGGCCTCGATCACCCAGGCGCTGATCGCCGCGTCGTTCCGGTCCCCGGCGGCGGCCCGGGCGCTGCGGTCGTTCTGGGCGGACCGGTACGCGCGGGCGGCCGTGGTGGTCGAGCGTGCGGTGGCGCGCGGCGAGGCCACCGCTCGCGTCGACGCTCGCACGGTCGTGGTCGCCGCCTGTGCGCCGGTGTTCCACGAGCTGGCGCTCATGCGCGGCCCGGCGGTGCCCGGCCTGGCCGAGAGCTCGGCACGGATCGCGGCCGCGGCGGTCGCGCCCGGACCCTCCGTCGAGGACTGA
- a CDS encoding alpha/beta hydrolase has product MSREIHFEVDGGHLAAVDHGGAGQPVLLVHGSGHNAAAWDGIVPGLLPGHRVVAVDLRGHGHSSATSSTAEQYWRDLATVVAALGWDRPLLVGHSTGGYAVTAVTAAGLVRPAALCVVDGLVLDDRPTAQRTLAAFRSAEAAEDLRRTFGYGLRLDPRRRDEWIEERVARAPTDWLDAGADPALVRAVSTRSLVADRTGCYLRRPDVPEIVATTGAPVDAPVHPSVDVYDRITCPLTIVLPDDGFYAHRRAEVAAVVAAAAGRELVALPGGHNVVMTRPGAVAAVIRDIAARVVSG; this is encoded by the coding sequence ATGAGTCGGGAGATCCACTTCGAGGTCGACGGCGGCCACCTGGCCGCCGTCGACCACGGCGGCGCCGGGCAGCCGGTGCTGCTCGTGCACGGCAGCGGGCACAACGCCGCCGCGTGGGACGGCATCGTGCCCGGCCTGCTGCCCGGGCACCGGGTGGTCGCGGTGGACCTGCGCGGGCACGGCCACAGCAGCGCCACGTCGAGCACCGCCGAGCAGTACTGGCGGGACCTGGCCACGGTCGTCGCCGCGCTCGGCTGGGACCGCCCGCTGCTGGTCGGCCACTCCACCGGCGGCTACGCGGTCACCGCGGTCACCGCCGCCGGCCTGGTGCGCCCGGCCGCGCTCTGCGTCGTCGACGGGCTGGTCCTCGACGACCGGCCCACCGCCCAGCGCACCCTCGCCGCGTTCCGCAGCGCGGAGGCCGCCGAGGACCTGCGGCGCACCTTCGGGTACGGACTGCGCCTCGACCCCCGCCGGCGCGACGAGTGGATCGAGGAGCGGGTCGCCCGCGCGCCCACCGACTGGCTCGACGCCGGCGCCGACCCGGCCCTGGTCCGGGCGGTGTCCACGCGCAGCCTGGTCGCCGACCGGACCGGGTGCTACCTGCGCCGGCCGGACGTGCCGGAGATCGTGGCGACGACCGGCGCGCCGGTGGACGCGCCGGTCCATCCCAGCGTCGACGTGTACGACAGGATCACCTGTCCACTCACGATCGTGCTGCCCGACGACGGCTTCTACGCGCACCGGCGCGCCGAGGTCGCCGCCGTGGTGGCCGCCGCCGCGGGGCGTGAGCTGGTCGCGCTCCCGGGCGGTCACAACGTGGTGATGACCCGTCCCGGTGCGGTGGCGGCGGTCATCCGGGACATCGCCGCGCGGGTGGTCAGCGGGTGA
- a CDS encoding DUF418 domain-containing protein: protein MTAAPPLPRTAPEPATSRIGLVDALRGFALFGILAVNITYFGSPFQGTGIADPAHHGALDTAVHLAVTALFETKFFLLFSFLFGYSFTLQMDSAARRGARITRRFPRRLAGLFVIGAAHAVLLFPGDILTTYALLGVVLLVLRRLRPRRALWVAAGLLVLAAAAYALLAIALHASGGAGGPDPAAAGRALATGAAYRGGPGEVIAQHLRDLPDTAALLLLFQAPAALAMFLAGLAAGTRRALADAGRHRRRLRWIMVAGLSVGLPAGALYAYVETYRAGTPAELAVLALDLLAAPALAAAYGAAVLLAGTARPRLAAALAPAGRMALSNYLFQSLVCSLLFTGYGAALTGRLGPPAVFAVAVALFAVQLPLSAWWLRRHRYGPVEWLLRMVTNAEVPPWRITR, encoded by the coding sequence TTGACCGCCGCCCCACCACTGCCACGGACCGCACCGGAGCCGGCCACGTCCCGGATCGGCCTGGTCGACGCCCTGCGCGGCTTCGCGCTGTTCGGCATCCTGGCCGTCAACATCACCTACTTCGGATCGCCGTTCCAGGGCACCGGGATCGCCGACCCGGCGCACCACGGCGCCCTGGACACGGCGGTCCACCTGGCCGTCACGGCCCTGTTCGAGACGAAGTTCTTCCTGCTCTTCTCGTTCCTGTTCGGATACAGCTTCACGCTGCAGATGGACTCGGCGGCCCGTCGCGGCGCCCGGATCACCCGGCGGTTCCCGCGCCGGCTCGCCGGGCTGTTCGTGATCGGGGCCGCGCACGCGGTGCTGCTGTTCCCCGGTGACATCCTCACCACCTACGCGCTGCTCGGGGTGGTGCTGCTGGTGCTGCGCCGGCTGCGCCCGCGGCGGGCCCTGTGGGTCGCCGCGGGGCTGCTGGTGCTGGCCGCCGCGGCGTACGCGCTGCTGGCGATCGCGCTGCACGCCTCCGGCGGGGCCGGCGGGCCGGATCCGGCGGCGGCCGGGCGGGCGTTGGCGACCGGCGCCGCCTACCGCGGCGGTCCCGGCGAGGTGATCGCCCAGCACCTGCGGGACCTGCCGGACACCGCGGCGCTGCTGCTGCTGTTCCAGGCCCCTGCGGCGCTGGCGATGTTCCTGGCCGGGCTGGCCGCCGGCACCCGGCGGGCGCTGGCCGACGCCGGCCGCCACCGCCGCAGGCTGCGCTGGATCATGGTGGCCGGGCTGTCCGTCGGGCTGCCCGCCGGCGCGCTGTACGCCTACGTCGAGACGTACCGCGCCGGCACCCCGGCCGAGCTGGCCGTGCTCGCGCTGGACCTGCTCGCCGCACCCGCCCTGGCCGCCGCGTACGGCGCCGCGGTGCTGCTTGCCGGCACGGCCCGGCCGCGGCTGGCGGCCGCGCTCGCCCCGGCGGGCCGGATGGCGCTGAGCAACTACCTGTTCCAGTCGCTGGTCTGCTCGCTGCTGTTCACCGGGTACGGCGCCGCCCTGACCGGGCGGCTCGGACCCCCGGCGGTGTTCGCCGTCGCCGTGGCGCTGTTCGCCGTGCAGCTGCCGTTGAGCGCGTGGTGGCTGCGGCGGCACCGGTACGGCCCGGTCGAGTGGCTGCTGCGGATGGTGACCAACGCCGAGGTGCCGCCCTGGCGGATCACCCGCTGA